Proteins from a genomic interval of Helicoverpa armigera isolate CAAS_96S chromosome 9, ASM3070526v1, whole genome shotgun sequence:
- the LOC110374870 gene encoding uncharacterized protein LOC110374870 — MSTEDIAATTVCKQRFKGLENFLKRIAFNLGNTPSQTEVKIISCIPIDVTDLQQKILHLEKQLEDAQGPAEPSDMSKPSKTSKQAKLPKSKRTSVNTAIVETKFPNVSTAAISCKSLDCDRSTSPTCLHHKRKSNVSFIFPEFETNLTSSHYHSASRSAADKAKHKVEHRRPSKREMAEPKHEHRHHKHDESKRNFFRKKKNIVKSKRGKSPCVYYAQTFGSPFNRPVMVDEDQKYDSSDVLSRSYLANMINKQYKPKALGDDLSLISQFSSPVCRDVQPHCEVPCTYESDICSCCHGPFHNIDERINKLNNPQTYMLNEMNTGNAYYDTNQYDLVPVKEKPVKIKKDLEMPRKKDLRNNIDMKCWPENVRTKYRYQSLCPLPATNNCKVRPRNEHNIRDKPDNYGRRIPARLIRAGAKLRKETKRRKEIYRRERPVIIETSKSCCIDFGATYPRKTYKKPKRQESLQPISISKKNAECLTTAINNNECQTTMSTAEVNNADAKTEATLNQIKSILQSVLEEVKISSQTRSQLIPEKHKKDAVVQKGPSQNNVQSSLINSFTYSPYTMAPSAYMASCSRQLTPSQFYYPQPGMKCFQNFPLFIQTPGRHMCASCFRNSSHVKSSHFKQATTTATNTDDVKENHSKETEKLIKEIYKSMALTVDLPNKDTSLSEYDEMTKSFNGFTTPVILKTEPKKPVKKIRNVVQAVSELFMKKDMVDTSDTLNTTLESKLPSNETSTRSQLIATTDTEQRIRKDRQDRYIRNKNMQPLTVHEENRTFREAMARNAVTITESETASSEGDTDTIEVRQDVVEPKHKKEKESLLSKMFKSVFKSREKTKKRGEKTESEEELTSSDSDDYQTVYSQRIEKTVRNRGRPQNIPKRKTHSKISYKQMYQRERSPDKKRAPYMEQEYRRYWDEHLMFHDNRQKFSSDRLYSDQTTPHKSAYYQTYEARRSLAQSPGTMNNSNENKLDAKSAAKGLAWLKKHKMGVHCGDQWKKLILES; from the exons ATGAGCACAGAAGACATCGCTGCGACCACTGTCTGTAAACAGCGGTTTAAGGGTCTTGAGAACTTCCTGAAAAGGATTGCTTTTAACTTAG GCAACACACCATCCCAGACtgaagttaaaataatatcgtGTATACCGATAGACGTGACAGATTTGCAGCAAAAGATCCTCCACCTGGAGAAGCAGCTGGAGGACGCCCAGGGCCCGGCGGAGCCGTCAGATATGAGTAAACCCAGCAAGACAAGCAAACAGGCCAAGCTACCCAAGTCAAAACGCACGTCCGTGAACACAGCGATCGTAGAGACTAAGTTCCCCAACGTGTCGACAGCAGCCATATCCTGCAAGTCGCTGGATTGTGATCGTAGTACTAGTCCAACATGTTTACATCACAAGAGAAAGTCTAACGTCTCGTTCATATTTCCAGAATTTGAAACTAATTTAACTTCGTCCCATTATCACTCAGCATCTCGCAGTGCTGCAGATAAGGCGAAACATAAAGTGGAACATCGTCGCCCTAGCAAGAGAGAGATGGCCGAGCCAAAACACGAACACCGACACCATAAACATGATGAGAGCAAACGAAATTTCTttcgaaagaaaaaaaacattgtaaaaagtAAAAGAGGAAAGTCGCCCTGCGTGTACTACGCACAGACCTTTGGTTCCCCTTTCAATAGACCGGTCATGGTCGATGAAGACCAAAAGTACGACAGCAGTGACGTTTTGAGTCGATCTTATTTGGCTAACATGATTAATAAGCAATACAAACCAAAAGCCTTAGGAGATGACCTCTCCTTAATAAGCCAGTTCTCATCGCCGGTCTGCAGAGACGTGCAGCCGCACTGCGAGGTTCCCTGTACTTACGAATCTGACATATGCTCATGTTGCCATGGTCCATTCCATAACATAGATGAACGAATTAACAAACTCAATAACCCTCAGACGTACATGCTCAATGAGATGAACACTGGCAATGCATATTATGATACTAATCAATACGACTTAGTACCTGTAAAGGAAAAGCCAGTCAAGATTAAGAAGGACTTAGAAATGCCAAGAAAAAAAGACCTCAGAAATAATATTGACATGAAATGCTGGCCGGAGAATGTTCGCACGAAGTATCGCTACCAATCATTGTGTCCTTTACCCGCAACTAACAACTGTAAAGTTCGACCACGTAATGAACACAACATCAGAGACAAACCAGATAATTATGGAAGAAGAATACCCGCAAGGCTCATTAGAGCAGGTGCAAAATTAAGAAAAGAGACAAAACGACGAAAAGAAATTTATAGGAGAGAGCGACCTGTAATCATTGAGACATCAAAAAGTTGTTGTATTGACTTTGGAGCTACTTACCCGAGAAAAACTTACAAGAAACCAAAACGTCAAGAGAGTTTACAACCAATTTCGATATCAAAGAAAAACGCAGAATGTTTAACTACTGCTATAAACAACAATGAGTGTCAAACAACGATGAGCACCGCCGAGGTGAACAATGCTGATGCTAAAACAGAAGCTACTTTAAACCAAATCAAAAGTATTCTGCAATCTGTTTTGGAAGAAGTTAAAATTTCTAGTCAAACGAGAAGTCAGCTGATACCCGAAAAGCATAAGAAAGATGCAGTCGTCCAAAAAGGACCATCACAAAATAACGTCCAATCCAGTTTgataaacagttttacttacagTCCCTATACCATGGCCCCTTCTGCATACATGGCATCGTGCTCGCGGCAATTAACTCCGAGCCAGTTCTATTACCCCCAACCGGGaatgaaatgttttcaaaactttCCCCTTTTCATACAAACCCCAGGTCGACATATGTGCGCTAGTTGCTTTCGGAATAGCTCTCACGTCAAATCTTCACACTTCAAACAAgcaacaacgactgctactaaCACTGATGACGTAAAAGAAAACCACAGTAAGGAAACTGAAAAATTAATCAAAGAAATATACAAGTCTATGGCGCTAACCGTAGACTTGCCGAATAAAGATACTTCGCTAAGCGAATATGACGAAATGACAAAATCTTTTAATGGCTTTACTACACCAGTAATCTTAAAAACGGAGCCAAAAAAGCCAGTCAAAAAAATAAGGAACGTGGTTCAGGCGGTATCGGAGCTATTTATGAAGAAAGACATGGTGGACACGTCAGATACGCTAAACACAACGCTCGAAAGCAAATTGCCTTCAAATGAAACAAGCACGCGATCACAACTGATTGCTACTACTGATACCGAACAGAGGATAAGAAAAGATCGCCAAGATAGATATATACGTAATAAAAACATGCAGCCTCTAACGGTTCACGAGGAAAACAGAACGTTTCGTGAAGCGATGGCAAGGAACGCTGTTACTATCACCGAGTCCGAGACAGCGAGCAGCGAGGGCGATACTGATACAATAGAAGTTAGACAAGACGTAGTAGAACCTAAACAC aaaaaagaaaaggaaagtCTCCTCAGCAAGATGTTCAAATCCGTGTTCAAGTCGAGAGAAAAGACAAAGAAACGGGGAGAGAAAACTGAGAGCGAGGAGGAATTAACCTCCAGCGACTCTGATGACTACCAGACCGTGTACAGCCAGAGGATCGAGAAGACGGTGAGGAACAGGGGGCGCCCGCAGAACATACCCAAGCGTAAGACCCATTCCAAGATATCTTACAAGCAAATGTATCAGAGAGAGCGGAGCCCCGACAAGAAGAGGGCGCCCTACATGGAGCAGGAGTACCGGCGCTACTGGGACGAGCACCTCATGTTCCACGACAACCGACAGAAGTTCTCCTCCGACCGACTGTACTCCGACCAGACCACTCCTCACAAGTCTGCCTACTACCAGACTTACGAAGCGAGAAGATCGCTCGCTCAATCCCCAGGGACTATGAATAACAGCAACGAGAATAAATTGGATGCTAAGTCTGCGGCCAAAGGGCTGGCGTGGTTAAAGAAACATAAGATGGGCGTCCATTGCGGCGACCAATGGAAGAAGCTGATACTTGAAAGTTAA
- the LOC110374869 gene encoding uncharacterized protein LOC110374869 has translation MTLRTPRRRISPRTKRRYRAIREFFRRALGTTSQPDIKISSSIALNVTDLKRKIVGLEQQLDEVNKQESDVYFQQNTPHERESNSYIPLDVKREIDTINEQTESSYDRKLNGIETKFIYKSSEGNYKYEDSEYHQKPHDVNDSNATQDMVDEFEGHISKVKNKKSKLPKAAEYGAKLHKHRTRSVYENIASPNTTSSFHSLADPRMNHISTNPGYSGHPPDKNYYINEYAGPEPPSLHKEKKYRENVKKNKVDLYKEAYDQKPSKIRKQKHHNRELDQDFIADIIRRQYKPVTMFGKRESEISQISAPVCRDQEYPIRDEIQEGTELCSCCYDDKKHKLRQCELGEMRSICDTRLYSSKKRPRRKHRRVHVDMFNNSDLYDLIPVKEKSSPKSRRKFTDDNMIAYEYYREVPPSPRTQRPRLNLKAQCNADFQDCMAQVKNSCRKGSPHRQRRQQVLVEPESDITTEPVVAVKEPRKIHKHMKCQVEKEELCQQENCTMSSLQYPMYANEQANITVDTSFNKTQETEIPVDKTDKALCEIKDILQSFLHEIKKETVASQCDKSEVTSKTDDNCINILNEHSAKFNSSVMPNSRQNANYNAGCNAPPAFMTPFQNPCCYPVMPVCPCPMPMQSSYMMPSQSYTCTNCANATKEPSHTEHCCNKNVTTTGTCHTDTCHTDTYHTETDELIKEIYKFVAQKPARKKKCESSVDEHEARKAEAKMLTSRSVGENSKLAKHDAKVGTAPLKCYSKSCEAIGSRISTDPYTTGTTNVSFSDTILEKLSLEVTQSSSDTEMETEINIEKSKRNKFSKVLQSINLFKRKKKKDVIEELSESESAIDVDLQAKLPYRQEITNYMMQGQEYYQPPMTPNYQRPHEYQPDYHPPYNPGLQEYPPPPPMHDTYASRPHPSRMQEQATAPPFNLKHRPTAPPYQSAYENHYAQMQQPQVPLCLREIEVKSIGTQSERKMSFFRKIKKKIQQPLSPDEDYQKTCSTQTQATTSKSTPPKGFFNWKNLQAKAMMERNHLNSDPMQFAFKKQKELAEGDQKLRNAMLKKLFNKRNPFSPRNLIVRTLLGRDKSSFGETPTMMRPRLFL, from the exons ATGACCTTGCGCACCCCGCGGCGTCGCATCTCGCCCCGCACCAAGCGCAGGTACCGCGCCATACGTGAGTTCTTCCGACGGGCGCTAG GTACCACATCGCAGCCggatattaaaataagttccAGTATAGCTCTAAACGTCACAGATCTTAAACGAAAAATAGTAGGACTTGAACAACAATTAGACGAAGTAAACAAGCA GGAGTCCGACGTCTACTTCCAGCAAAACACACCGCACGAGAGGGAGTCTAATAGCTACATCCCCCTAGACGTGAAACGCGAGATAGATACTATCAATGAACAAACTGAATCTTCTTATGACAGAAAGTTGAATGGCATCGAAACAAAATTCATATACAAATCTTCAGAGGGCAACTATAAATACGAAGACAGCGAATACCATCAGAAACCCCACGATGTGAACGATTCAAACGCAACTCAGGATATGGTAGACGAGTTTGAGGGACATATTTcgaaagtcaaaaataaaaagagtaaATTACCCAAGGCAGCTGAATACGGCGCTAAATTACACAAACATAGAACAAGATCTGTTTACGAGAACATTGCTTCTCCTAACACTACCAGTAGTTTTCACTCGCTTGCAGACCCCCGAATGAATCACATAAGTACAAATCCTGGTTACTCCGGTCACCCCCCGGacaaaaattattacataaatgAATATGCGGGGCCGGAGCCTCCATCTCtccacaaagaaaaaaaatacagagaaaatgtgaaaaaaaataaagttgatttatACAAAGAAGCTTATGATCAAAAACCCAGCAAAATTCGTAAGCAAAAACATCATAATAGAGAACTTGATCAAGATTTTATTGCTGATATAATTAGAAGACAATATAAGCCTGTGACAATGTTTGGCAAGCGAGAATCTGAGATCAGTCAGATCTCAGCTCCCGTCTGCCGTGACCAAGAATATCCAATTCGTGATGAGATACAAGAGGGCACTGAATTATGTTCATGTTGTTACGACGACAAAAAGCACAAGTTAAGACAATGCGAACTCGGTGAAATGAGAAGTATTTGCGATACTCGACTGTACAGCTCTAAAAAGCGTCCCCGCAGAAAGCATCGCAGGGTTCACGTAGATATGTTTAATAACTCTGATCTTTATGACCTGATTCCTGTCAAAGAAAAATCTAGCCCAAAGTCACGAAGAAAGTTTACTGATGACAATATGATAGCATATGAATATTACAGGGAAGTTCCTCCATCACCCAGGACACAAAGACCTCGACTAAATCTGAAAGCACAGTGTAATGCAGATTTTCAAGATTGCATGGCACAAGTCAAAAATTCGTGTAGGAAAGGATCACCGCATAGGCAAAGGCGACAACAAGTACTTGTGGAACCTGAGAGCGATATAACCACGGAACCAGTTGTAGCGGTCAAAGAACCACGCAAAATCCACAAACATATGAAGTGCCAGGTCGAGAAAGAAGAATTATGCCAACAGGAAAACTGCACTATGAGCAGTTTACAATATCCAATGTATGCAAATGAACAAGCTAATATTACAGTGGATACATCATTCAATAAAACACAAGAAACAGAAATACCTGTTGATAAAACTGACAAAGCTTTGTGTGAAATAAAAGACATACTTCAAAGTTTTTTGCACGAAATTAAGAAGGAAACAGTAGCATCTCAATGCGATAAATCTGAGGTCACTTCGAAAACTGATGATAATtgcattaatattttgaatgaacaTAGTGCCAAATTCAATAGCTCCGTAATGCCAAATAGTAGGCAAAACGCCAATTATAACGCAGGTTGCAACGCACCACCTGCTTTTATGACACCATTTCAAAATCCTTGTTGCTATCCTGTGATGCCAGTGTGTCCCTGTCCTATGCCCATGCAGAGCAGCTATATGATGCCTAGCCAAAGCTACACGTGTACGAATTGTGCCAATGCTACAAAAGAGCCCTCTCATACAGAACATTGCTGTAATAAGAACGTGACCACAACCGGGACATGTCATACAGACACGTGCCATACCGACACGTACCATACAGAAACCGATGAGCTTATTAAAGAAATTTACAAATTTGTGGCGCAAAAGCCAGCTAGGAAGAAAAAATGTGAAAGCAGTGTTGATGAACATGAAGCTAGAAAAGCCGAAGCTAAAATGTTAACGTCAAGAAGTGTAGGTGAAAATTCCAAGCTTGCTAAACATGATGCTAAAGTGGGAACAGCCCCGCTTAAGTGTTATTCGAAGAGTTGTGAAGCTATAGGATCTAGAATTAGTACCGACCCATACACTACCGGTACCACGAATGTTAGTTTTTCGGACACTATTTTGGAAAAACTTAGTTTAGAAGTAACACAGTCTTCATCAGACACTGAGATGGAAACTGAAATTAATATAGAAAAG tcaaaaagaaataaattttctAAAGTTCTGCAATCTATTAATCTTTTCAAgaggaagaagaaaaaagatGTTATCGAAGAACTTAGCGAGAGTGAAAGTGCAATAGATGTTGATTTGCAAGCAAAGTTACCCTACAGACaagaaataacaaattatatgatGCAAGGCCAGGAGTACTATCAACCACCCATGACACCAAATTATCAGAGACCTCATGAATATCAACCCGATTATCACCCACCGTACAACCCTGGACTACAGGAGTACCCACCACCACCACCGATGCACGACACCTACGCATCGAGACCGCATCCCTCACGGATGCAGGAACAAGCCACTGCTCCCCCCTTTAACCTGAAACATCGGCCTACAGCTCCACCTTATCAGAGCGCATATGAAAATCATTACGCCCAAATGCAACAACCACAAGTACCTCTCTGTTTAAGAGAAATAGAAGTGAAGAGTATTGGCACACAGAGTGAAAGGAAGATGTCATTCTTCCGAAagatcaaaaaaaaaatccagcaGCCGCTATCACCAGACGAGGACTACCAGAAGACTTGTTCCACGCAGACGCAGGCGACTACGAGCAAGTCAACGCCACCAAAGGGGTTCTTTAATTGGAAGAACCTACAGGCTAAAGCGATGATGGAGCGCAATCATTTGAATTCTGATCCGATGCAATTTgctttcaaaaaacaaaaagagcTGGCTGAGGGTGATCAAAAGTTGAGGAATGCAATGTTAAAGAAGTTATTCAATAAAAGGAATCCATTCTCTCCGAGGAACCTCATAGTGCGGACGTTGTTAGGTAGAGACAAGTCGAGTTTCGGCGAAACACCCACTATGATGAGACCACGATTGTTCTTATAA